GGGTCGGTAACACCAAAGACTTTCAACAAAATTTCTTGCCGGAAATCTTTCGTAGTCATGTTTTGTTTATCTGCCGGCAAGAAAGGTTTCACATTGGTTACCCGAGAACGAATCGACTTAATTCCCTTTGATTCAATCTTATCTTTGCGAACTTTTAAAGCATTAACGACTTCGTTAATATCACTATCAAACATAATGGTTCCATGAGCAAACATTCTACCGTTTGTCGCATACATCGCATTACCAGAGAATTTTTGATCATCAATCACCAAATCATTGCGCCCTTTTAATTGGGCACCTTTAACCCCCATCTCTTGTAAGGCAGCTACAATTGGTTTAGTTAATTTTTCAAAGTCTCTAAATGAATCTCCATTATCTGGCATAATGAAGCTAAAATTCAAATTCCCTAGATCATGATAAACAGCCCCACCACCACTTAAACGACGAACTACATGGATACCGTGTTCCTCCACGTATTCTTGATTAATTTCTTCGATGGTATTTTGATTGCGTCCAATAATAATGGATGGTTCATTAATATAAAACAATAAAATTGGCTCGGTTAAGGGATACTCCTGAACCAAAAAATGTTCAATTGCTAAGTTTACTCTTGGGTCATTGTTTTCATTTGGTACGAAAATCACAATACATCCTCCTCGTTGTTGACGACACATTTTTCTTGAACTTCAGCTTCATCCTTAAATCAAAAATGCTTTACCTATAGCTGCTAATTCAACTGGTACTGCTCCTGAGGCAACTTGGGCTTGCTCTTTTAATAATTGTAAGTCCCCAAATTGCGGCAAGTGTGTTAAAACCAATTTCTTAACATTCGCATTTTTGGCAAAGGTGCCTGATTCTTGCGCTGTAAAGTGAGCTTTGTGATGTTCGTGGCCGTTAAATAAATACGTGTCGGCTAAAAAGAGGTCCGCATTTGTCGCAAATTCATTGAAGTCCGCTAAATAACCCGAGTCACCAGTGAATACAAATACTTTACCTGTATCATTTTCTACAAAGCGCATTGCATAACAAGTTACAGGATGAATCGTCTTCATAAATGTAACAGAAAACGGTCCCAATTCCAACTGTTTTGATTCGTAATAAGGACGACCTTCTGATACATCGGGCATTGTTAAATCATTAAAATGAAATTCATCTAAAGTATGACCGTAAATCGGCAAAATTTTCTTGTTTTCCGCTGGAAATAGTTGAAAATAATATTGTAAAACACCCAAGTCTGCAATGTGGTCGTGATGATAGTGAGAAATTATAACAGCATCCAATGCTAGTGGATCTAAGTGTTTTTCTAATTCCACCAAAGTAGTGCTACCACAATCTAGCAATAAATTAAAATCCTTTGTTTGTAACAAGTAACCTGTAGTTCCTTGTCCTTTATAAGGATAGGCGCCTAGACAGCCTAAGACAGTTAATTTCATTTTCTTCACACCTTTCTTTTCTTTTATGCTAGCACAATCTTTTCTTTTCATGAAATAATAGCTGTTTTAAGACTCCTTTTTCAGCAATAAAAAAAAGACTTTACCAGCAAATCATCTTCTTTTAAAAGTTTGACCAAAAAGTAAACTTAAAAAAAACATGACAAAACTGGAAAGTCTTTTTACATTCTAATGAAACAATCCCACAGGATATAAATTAATAACTACGAATGGCCTTAACTGCCTCATCGTCCAAGCGACGAACAACTTCCGTTACTAATTTAACTGTATTTAAGTAGTCGTCCTCGTGAATAATTGAAGTATGGGAATGCAAGTAGCGCACTGGTACTGTAATGGCAAGAGAAGGTACGCCATCACGAGTTAAGTGCATTTGCCCTGCGTCTGTTCCCCCACCGGTAATAACCGTATATTGGAAAGGAATTTCTAATTCTTCTGCAACATTTACAACAAAGTTCAATAATTTTTTATGTGGTACCATCGAAGCATCAAAGATTAGAACTTGCGGACCTGCACCCAATTTAGAATCGGCTTCTTTTGGCGTCATACCTGGTGTATCACCAGCCGTACCGGTATCTAGTGCAAGTGCAATATCTGGGTTTACTAAATGTGTGCTGGTTCTTGCACCTCTTAAACCTACTTCTTCCATGACATCACTACCAGCAAAAAGACAGTTTGGGTGTCCTTCTTTTGCTAAGTTTTCCAAAACACGTAATGAAACAGCCGTACCGACACGATTGTCCCATGCTTTTGCTAGTAAAAATTTACCGCCATTTAAACGCTCATATTCAATATATGGCGTAATCATATCGCCTGGACGAATGCCCCAATCTTTTGCTTCTTTGAGACTTGTTGCGCCAATATCAATGAACATATCTTTAATCTCATAAGGTTGTTTTCGGGCTTCTGGAGTTAGGACATGGGGTGGTTTACAACCAATCACACCGCGAATTAATTTGCCCGCTTGTGTTTTAATTTCTACTTGTTGGGCCAACATCACTTGGCTCCACCAACCACCTAATGTTTGAAATTCAATAAAGCCTTGCTCGGTGATTTTGGTCACCATAAAGCCAACTTCGTCCATGTGACCAGAAATAAAAATTTTCGGGCCACCACCTTCACCTACGTGTTTTGCAATAACACTACCTAAACCATCAAAAGAAATATCTTCGGCAAACGGGGCAGCGTATTTTTTAAAGACTTCACGTACTTCATCTTCATTGCCTGGTACACCTCTAGCTTGGGTTAATTCAATTAGTAACTGCTCTTCACTTTTGTCCATCTCAATTGCAACTCCTAGCATTATTTATTACGTCCTTGATTATAACACGGGGCATTTAAAAACAGTAGCCGGGACATTAATATAATCCCAGCTACTGTTTTTAATAAGCGGTGGTCTAAATGTAGCTTTGCCACCAACTGCCGTTAAAAATTATTTAATTGTTTCTGGATTTTGCTTTTGCCAATCTTGTGAATAAAAATAATTATTCAAGTGATAGCTTGGCTGGGCTGTTTTTTCTTCCAAAAACGGTTGAATATATTGATCTGCTGCTAACCATCCGCGCCAGCCTAAATGGATAGTATCTGTCATAAAATAAGGCTCCTGATCTTTATTGGTGAAATCAGCAATTTGATTAAAGCCTTGAGAACGTAATTGATACGTGATTTTTTTGCTAAATTCTTGCAGCATATTTTGAGATAAGCCTGTATATTCGCTCCATTTCCCGTTAATTGGCGGAATAATAAAGAGGGCTTGTGTATTTTCTTTGGCAAGTTGATCTAAAACCAATTGGAAATCTGAAAATTCTTTTGAATAACGATAATCCCATTTTACCTGTGAATCATTAAATTTGGCCAACCGCGGTTTAATGCGATGCGTATAAAAATTATTTTCAATGCCAAAAGAATTATTCGTCGTAGCTTTTTGACCAATCTCTTTGGCTTGTTCATCTAATTTTTGCTCATTGTATGCAGCTGGCAATTTTTTTGCTTGTTGTGCAATTTGTGAATTTTTTGAAAGTAAGCCAATTTCACTAAAGAGTTCGTCTTCTCGATTTAACATGTTGATATGGAATTTAGCCACATCTACTTGTTTTGTCGTTGGCACTTTACCCTTAGCAATTTCTCTTAACATTAGCTTCAAGGTTTCATCATGGTTGACTTTACCATAAGCTAACAGACGTTTAGCTAAGTATTTGTCAGTTTCAGAAACTTTGTCTAGCTTAATCGCCCAAGTATAAGTTTGTAATTCAGAAAAATACGCATCAAAATAGGCACGTTTAATCCCGCCTTTGACAAACCACTGTGGCGAAAGAATAAAGACTACTTTTTTATCTTTCAAATCACTACCAAATGACTGCATCATCATGTATTGCGTTAAAGATTGCGTCCCTGGTGCCCCTAGTAAAAAAGGTGTGTAATTTCGATTATATTTTTTGGCTAAAACAGACGGGTGAAAAGGACTGATACGACTTAGTTCAGAAGAACCAAAAAACGGTACATATTCACCAGATTTTACGGCTTCATTTTTAATTGAATTCCCCCGTAAAATATTTCCTGACATGGAACTGCTAGCTTTTTCCCATAAGCCTTTATCTTCGTCATTAATCTTAAAAGGTGAAAAGAAAAACAGCGCTAGCAGGACCACAGCTGCTATTACCGGCCCAAAAATAGCAAGAAGCTTTTTTTTCATAATTAATTTCCTTTTAATTCAGAAACTTTAGCAATAATTTTATTTGGTGTATCCCATTCTTCGCGGTCAAATTCTGAAACAGGCACTTGAACATCTAGTTGTCCTTCTAATTCAACTAGCAATTGAACCGTTGCCATAGAATCCATTAAGCCCTCATCAAATAAATTTACATCTAAATTTTGTTTTACTTCATCTGTTCCGGTAATTTCTTCTAAAATGTCTAATACTGTGTCTTTCATTATTCATTCTCCTCTTTTAAATTAATTTATCTAAAATTCCTGAAAAAATCATAAAGCTAAAGCATACTGCCTGAAAGTTTAAGAAGATTGCCAATCCATGGGTAAACTTATTTGACGGTAAATTTTTATGTTTTTTCTTATAACGCAACCAGGCATCGGTTAAACAAATCAACGTAGCATGGTATAAACCATAGACGATATAATACCAAGCCAAACCGTGCCAGACCCCCATAATTAAAAAGAGGGCAAAGTAACCAACATTTGAAGCAACGATCCGACTTTTGAATACTTTCTTTTTCAATAAAGTAAACATTAAACGCATGTAAATGTAATCACGGAACCAAAAAGACAACGTCATATGCCAACGATTCCAAAACTCCTTGATGTTCCAAGCTAAAAATGGTTTATTAAAGTTCATTGGTGTTTCGTAACCCAAAATATTACTCGTTCCAACTGCGAACAAACTATACCCTGCAAAATCAAAGAATAAATACATACTATAAACATACATATATAAAACTAAGGCCCATGAGATACCGCCATTGACGATTGTGGCCCGCTCAAGTGGTGGTAACAAAACTGAACCAAAGTAATAGCCGATAATAAACTTATATAAGAAACCGACAAAAATGCGATGAATACCAGTACCTAAAAGATCCACATATTTTTCTGGCGTCGGAGGATTATCTAAGTCCTTATCAAACCGCCGGAAGCGATCAATTGGCCCAGAAGAAATCGTTGGGAAAAACAATAGAAACTGGATGTAATGCCAAACTTTATACGATTTAATCATGCCATCACGAGTTTCCATAATCATTTGTACCGATTTAAAGGTCAAATAAGAAATCCCTAAAAACCCTAATATAGAACTATGACCACCATTGAAAAAAGGTGTGACTTTGGTAATGGCTAAAGGCAAAATTGCCAAGACAACGGCGGTATAAAAGACGCCACTGCTATTTTTTTGCTGGCGATATAAAAAATAGAGGTAAACCAGTAACGTTTGCCAAACAACATAGACAATCAGCGCTACCCCTTGATGCCAACTTGCACCGCCAAAACTAACGTATAAGAAAAATAACGTCACAAGGGTTTGGTAAAAAGAAGGCCTTTTACCTGCAATCAACATACTTAAAATCAGTGGAATAAACGCAACGAGCAATAATAAAAAGTATTTAGGATCTGCATAGGGAATACTATGTGGAAAGACCATTAGCCGTTCACCTCATTTATCAGACCCTTACGATCGATTTTACCGTTTGCACTACGAGGTAATTGTTCCACATAAACAAAGCGTTGTGGGATCATGTAATCCATCACACCTTCAGCTAGTTCAGCTTTAATGGCTTTGGTTAATTGAAATTCTTTAGCAAAATCATTTTCATTGGCGACTACAAAAGCAACCAATTGCTGTACCTTGTGATCTTGATACTTGGGTACCACTGTCGCTTGTTTAACTAGCGATACTTGGTTTAAATGATGATCTACGTCTTCTAATTCAATGCGATAGCCATGAAGTTTCACTTGAAAATCAATGCGGCCTTCGTAACGTAATAATCCATCTGCTGGTAAACTCCCCGCATCTCCGGTTCGATAAGCCCAGTTACCATCTAATAAAAAGAAAGCTTGAGCGGTTTTTTCAGGATTATTCAAATAACCTTTTGAAACACTTGGTCCAGAAATGACAATTTCACCAACCTCACCGGCTGCTAAGACATTCATTTCATCCATAATGGTTACTTTTGTATCCTCTTTTACATACCCAATTGGTAAGCGGTCAACTTGTTCTAATAATGCAGGAGTAATTTCCACACCAGAAATCGCCACTGTCGCTTCTGTAGGACCATAGGTATTGTAAATATGAGCCGCAGGAAAACGTTCCAATAAACTTTGAGCCGTTTTTTTCGTTAACTCTTCACCACAAAAGATAAATGTAGTTAAACTTGGAATGTTTTTTGCGTTGAATTCTTTTTCCATCAAGCAAATATCCATAAATGATGGTGTTGAAACCCAAACTTCCAATGCCAATTTTGGTAATGTGGCAAATAAGGTCTTAAAATCGTTGATAATTTCTTTTTTCAAAGGAACTAAAGAGCCCCCTGAACACAATGCTGGATAAACATCAAAGACAGATAAATCAAATGAGTACGGGGCTTGTGATAAAAAGCGACTTTGCTCTGGTAAAACAAAATCAGTTAGCGTCCAATTTACAAAGGATAATAAATTGTTATGACTAATTTGTACCCCTTTTGGAACCCCTGTGGTACCTGAGGTGAAAATTAGATAATAATTTTCATCATTTTGAACACTTTCAAATTTCGCCACAGTTTGTTTTGCAGCAAAAATTTCTGCTAATGCATTTGGTGTTATTACTTCACAGTCAGAAGAAATATCAGGCCACGCTTCCACACTAATGATTAACGCAGGTTGCGCTACATTTAAAATCAACTCTACCCGATCATTTGGCGTATTAGCTTCGATGGGGATATAGGCATGTCCTGCTTTACTAGCACCTAAAAAAGCGGCTAACATTTCAAATTCTAAATCACCGTAAACTACAATAGGTCTTCTATCAGCAAATTTTTTAGCTAAAAAGGTAGCAAGCTGATCTGACCATCTTTTTAACTGACCATAGGTATACTCTTTTTCGTCAATATAGGCGATACGATTTGGTTCTTTTACGCTCCAAGAATCAATTTGTTCAATAATGTTTGTTACAGTCATCTGCTCTCACCTCTTAAAATTCGTTGTAAATAAATGTGCCGCCCTGAATGTTCTTGTAGTGATACAAATAAATCAGAATCAGTAGGACACAGAAGTAAAAGAGCGTTTTGCCAATAAATGTTAACCAATAATGGGTGTTTTCTTTTTGCAACCAATTTTTCATTATCACTCTCTCCTTTTCAATTGAAGTATAGAGTATTTGTTTAATTTAGAACATTTTTTCAACTTACAGTAAAAAGAAGAATCTAACACTTTCGTCACTTAAGCCCTTTCAATTTACTCACTTAAAAGGCTTTATCTAATTACCATCGTTACTGATTTTTTTAATATGTAACACACCTTTAATACTCACGGCATTTTCCTGAAATGAATTCTATTTTAAAGAAGCGTGCTATTTTAGAAAGCAGACCAAAATACACCCTAATAAAATCTTTTCTAGTCTGCAAGATGCAGTAAAAAGATTTTATTAGGGTGTATTTCACACAGGTATTATCCTCAGCTTTCCCAGCTGTGTAAGAAAAATTTGACTGTTAAAATATAGGCGACTAAATAAATCACTGCGACGATACCGCAGAATAAATAAGCGAGCCAATAACTACCGTTGGTGACAAATTGGGACCATGTATAAATCGCAAACCCGGCATGACCACACACCAATAAAACTGGGGGAGCAAAAATCCAAGCATTTTGATAATACAAGTTGCGCTTCATTTGTTTACGACTAACCCCTAATTTTTGCAACAACAAGAAGTCTTTTTTACCATTTTCAACTTCTGAAAGTTGCCGCAACATGACAATCGCAGCAGTAGTAATCGAAGCAATCATACCTAGAAATGTTGCCACATACATGAAAATTCCCGCTTCTCTTGTGGCCCTGCGTACAATTGGAAAACGACTCGTATGATTTAACCGGGAATAGTTTCCAGTAAAAGCATGGGGAGTAGCATTCTTCAATACTTTGGTGGTAATTTCACCTTTTAATTTGTCATTTTTATACGTAAAGTCATAGTAAATATCATTTCCCCAATCAGATTTCAACTCTTTTTCAACTGAAGTTGCTAGTTGCTCTTCATCTTTTGTCTTTACATTGACCATAGCAATGGTGTAGTCAACCCCTTGAATACTCTGAAACTGTTCATCTGGTAAAACCAATACCCCAGCAGCATAGCGCAACAAAGCATCCCCCAGCAAATCCGAATAAAAATGTTCTACTTTAATATCTAGCCCATTTGGCAACGTCACTTGGCGGCTGAGCTCGCTGACACTGTTAAACATCATATAATTATAATCAAATAAAATGCCACGATTAACCTGTAATGGCTCAATTTTGGGCAAATCAGGATGCTGTGCCTGAAATTTTTGATAGTCACTAAAGCGTAAAATATTAATTAAATTAAATTGCTCCATTTCTTCACTACTGAAAAGTTTTAGTGCAAAGCGGCCTGCTGTGACTTTATACTGTAAATTTTGGGTCGTGGTTACCTTGCCATCATTTTCACGAACGATGGCTTCTAGCTTTCCCAGTTCACTGCTATGCACTTGAAAGTCAGTTGGCGTTTCATTTTGACTGACGCGACTTTGAATACTAACAAGAGAAATTGCACCGCCAATTAATGCAATGGCTAATGATGTCAAAATAGTAAGCAGTGCCAAAGAACGCCAATTTTTTAATATAGCGACCAAACTGCGACTACGTTCGTAATAGTTTAGACCTTGATAACGACTTTTCTTTTTATCAAGAAAATAAAAAATAGTTTTTAAACCATAGCGATAAAATAAATACGTGCCGATAATACAAGCAAGTAAAATACCTCCCGGTAGCCAAATTAAAATAGAAAAACTTTTTGTCAGTAAGAAAAAACGAAAAATTAGCGGTCGAATAAATACAGCAGCCAAATAGCCACAGCTAATTAACAAAACACTGAAAATA
The DNA window shown above is from Enterococcus montenegrensis and carries:
- a CDS encoding lipoate--protein ligase, which gives rise to MIFVPNENNDPRVNLAIEHFLVQEYPLTEPILLFYINEPSIIIGRNQNTIEEINQEYVEEHGIHVVRRLSGGGAVYHDLGNLNFSFIMPDNGDSFRDFEKLTKPIVAALQEMGVKGAQLKGRNDLVIDDQKFSGNAMYATNGRMFAHGTIMFDSDINEVVNALKVRKDKIESKGIKSIRSRVTNVKPFLPADKQNMTTKDFRQEILLKVFGVTDPRDVKTYELTADDWEKINQISKDYYRNWDWNYGRSPEFDLERRKRFAIGSIEVRLNVQKGIITAAKIYGDFFGLGDIKDVETALVGVKYEKEALTKAVEKIDVKKYFGNITQEEFLELLY
- a CDS encoding MBL fold metallo-hydrolase: MKLTVLGCLGAYPYKGQGTTGYLLQTKDFNLLLDCGSTTLVELEKHLDPLALDAVIISHYHHDHIADLGVLQYYFQLFPAENKKILPIYGHTLDEFHFNDLTMPDVSEGRPYYESKQLELGPFSVTFMKTIHPVTCYAMRFVENDTGKVFVFTGDSGYLADFNEFATNADLFLADTYLFNGHEHHKAHFTAQESGTFAKNANVKKLVLTHLPQFGDLQLLKEQAQVASGAVPVELAAIGKAFLI
- a CDS encoding M42 family metallopeptidase — encoded protein: MDKSEEQLLIELTQARGVPGNEDEVREVFKKYAAPFAEDISFDGLGSVIAKHVGEGGGPKIFISGHMDEVGFMVTKITEQGFIEFQTLGGWWSQVMLAQQVEIKTQAGKLIRGVIGCKPPHVLTPEARKQPYEIKDMFIDIGATSLKEAKDWGIRPGDMITPYIEYERLNGGKFLLAKAWDNRVGTAVSLRVLENLAKEGHPNCLFAGSDVMEEVGLRGARTSTHLVNPDIALALDTGTAGDTPGMTPKEADSKLGAGPQVLIFDASMVPHKKLLNFVVNVAEELEIPFQYTVITGGGTDAGQMHLTRDGVPSLAITVPVRYLHSHTSIIHEDDYLNTVKLVTEVVRRLDDEAVKAIRSY
- the dltD gene encoding D-alanyl-lipoteichoic acid biosynthesis protein DltD; protein product: MKKKLLAIFGPVIAAVVLLALFFFSPFKINDEDKGLWEKASSSMSGNILRGNSIKNEAVKSGEYVPFFGSSELSRISPFHPSVLAKKYNRNYTPFLLGAPGTQSLTQYMMMQSFGSDLKDKKVVFILSPQWFVKGGIKRAYFDAYFSELQTYTWAIKLDKVSETDKYLAKRLLAYGKVNHDETLKLMLREIAKGKVPTTKQVDVAKFHINMLNREDELFSEIGLLSKNSQIAQQAKKLPAAYNEQKLDEQAKEIGQKATTNNSFGIENNFYTHRIKPRLAKFNDSQVKWDYRYSKEFSDFQLVLDQLAKENTQALFIIPPINGKWSEYTGLSQNMLQEFSKKITYQLRSQGFNQIADFTNKDQEPYFMTDTIHLGWRGWLAADQYIQPFLEEKTAQPSYHLNNYFYSQDWQKQNPETIK
- the dltC gene encoding D-alanine--poly(phosphoribitol) ligase subunit DltC, translating into MKDTVLDILEEITGTDEVKQNLDVNLFDEGLMDSMATVQLLVELEGQLDVQVPVSEFDREEWDTPNKIIAKVSELKGN
- the dltB gene encoding D-alanyl-lipoteichoic acid biosynthesis protein DltB, which encodes MVFPHSIPYADPKYFLLLLVAFIPLILSMLIAGKRPSFYQTLVTLFFLYVSFGGASWHQGVALIVYVVWQTLLVYLYFLYRQQKNSSGVFYTAVVLAILPLAITKVTPFFNGGHSSILGFLGISYLTFKSVQMIMETRDGMIKSYKVWHYIQFLLFFPTISSGPIDRFRRFDKDLDNPPTPEKYVDLLGTGIHRIFVGFLYKFIIGYYFGSVLLPPLERATIVNGGISWALVLYMYVYSMYLFFDFAGYSLFAVGTSNILGYETPMNFNKPFLAWNIKEFWNRWHMTLSFWFRDYIYMRLMFTLLKKKVFKSRIVASNVGYFALFLIMGVWHGLAWYYIVYGLYHATLICLTDAWLRYKKKHKNLPSNKFTHGLAIFLNFQAVCFSFMIFSGILDKLI
- the dltA gene encoding D-alanine--poly(phosphoribitol) ligase subunit DltA, which translates into the protein MTVTNIIEQIDSWSVKEPNRIAYIDEKEYTYGQLKRWSDQLATFLAKKFADRRPIVVYGDLEFEMLAAFLGASKAGHAYIPIEANTPNDRVELILNVAQPALIISVEAWPDISSDCEVITPNALAEIFAAKQTVAKFESVQNDENYYLIFTSGTTGVPKGVQISHNNLLSFVNWTLTDFVLPEQSRFLSQAPYSFDLSVFDVYPALCSGGSLVPLKKEIINDFKTLFATLPKLALEVWVSTPSFMDICLMEKEFNAKNIPSLTTFIFCGEELTKKTAQSLLERFPAAHIYNTYGPTEATVAISGVEITPALLEQVDRLPIGYVKEDTKVTIMDEMNVLAAGEVGEIVISGPSVSKGYLNNPEKTAQAFFLLDGNWAYRTGDAGSLPADGLLRYEGRIDFQVKLHGYRIELEDVDHHLNQVSLVKQATVVPKYQDHKVQQLVAFVVANENDFAKEFQLTKAIKAELAEGVMDYMIPQRFVYVEQLPRSANGKIDRKGLINEVNG
- a CDS encoding teichoic acid D-Ala incorporation-associated protein DltX translates to MKNWLQKENTHYWLTFIGKTLFYFCVLLILIYLYHYKNIQGGTFIYNEF
- a CDS encoding FtsX-like permease family protein, encoding MLYKLSWRSFLKQFRNYGVYLISITMAVMIYYSFNAMTHDQPLTKRASQDIKIENILTIGSFFVIVMMVFFVLSANRFFIAKRQQEVALYQLFGLKRRRIILQSLVEIFALNLLAFLVGISLGVIFSKLFSMILVKAMALDVTSTLFFSWQSVQVTAAVFLFVFIISAFQNIIVLSKKQVDGVFSVKSQFDLQKLKTKPYEIKLGIFSVLLISCGYLAAVFIRPLIFRFFLLTKSFSILIWLPGGILLACIIGTYLFYRYGLKTIFYFLDKKKSRYQGLNYYERSRSLVAILKNWRSLALLTILTSLAIALIGGAISLVSIQSRVSQNETPTDFQVHSSELGKLEAIVRENDGKVTTTQNLQYKVTAGRFALKLFSSEEMEQFNLINILRFSDYQKFQAQHPDLPKIEPLQVNRGILFDYNYMMFNSVSELSRQVTLPNGLDIKVEHFYSDLLGDALLRYAAGVLVLPDEQFQSIQGVDYTIAMVNVKTKDEEQLATSVEKELKSDWGNDIYYDFTYKNDKLKGEITTKVLKNATPHAFTGNYSRLNHTSRFPIVRRATREAGIFMYVATFLGMIASITTAAIVMLRQLSEVENGKKDFLLLQKLGVSRKQMKRNLYYQNAWIFAPPVLLVCGHAGFAIYTWSQFVTNGSYWLAYLFCGIVAVIYLVAYILTVKFFLHSWES